Proteins from a single region of Labedella gwakjiensis:
- a CDS encoding ABC transporter permease yields the protein MSATVTQRAEPAVARATAQRFGTWYVTEHNLRRLKNYGWTVVATAFGTPLLYLFAFGVGLATLITQNRGEGAVAGVDYLVFVAPALLCTAAVTVASEEFTYTIMMGFKWNPIFFAMNAAPLQPFQIVNGVILFVAIRMTVTCGIYFAIVAAFGAVQSPAGVLGVAIAVLGGLAFGTPLMAYSASLTEDRGQFAMVMRFIVVPMTLFSGTMFPLTQLPVGLQWIGWISPLWHSTELARVTSYGMTEPTWLSVVHVVYLVALAAVGWVLAARITARRLNK from the coding sequence ATGAGCGCCACCGTCACGCAGCGAGCCGAACCGGCCGTCGCGCGGGCCACGGCCCAGCGTTTCGGCACGTGGTACGTCACCGAGCACAACCTGCGGCGTCTCAAGAACTACGGGTGGACGGTCGTCGCCACGGCCTTCGGCACACCGCTGCTCTACCTGTTCGCCTTCGGCGTGGGACTCGCCACCCTCATCACCCAGAACCGCGGCGAGGGGGCTGTTGCAGGCGTCGACTACCTCGTCTTCGTGGCCCCGGCGCTCCTCTGCACAGCCGCGGTCACGGTCGCCTCGGAAGAGTTCACGTACACGATCATGATGGGCTTCAAGTGGAACCCCATCTTCTTCGCCATGAACGCCGCGCCGCTCCAGCCGTTCCAGATCGTCAATGGCGTGATCCTCTTCGTGGCCATCCGCATGACGGTCACGTGCGGCATCTATTTCGCGATCGTCGCGGCCTTCGGCGCCGTGCAGTCGCCGGCCGGTGTCCTCGGCGTCGCGATCGCGGTGCTCGGCGGACTCGCGTTCGGAACGCCGCTCATGGCCTACAGCGCATCTCTCACGGAGGACCGCGGCCAGTTCGCCATGGTCATGCGCTTCATCGTCGTCCCCATGACGCTCTTCAGCGGCACGATGTTCCCGCTCACGCAGCTGCCCGTCGGCCTGCAGTGGATCGGGTGGATCTCTCCGCTCTGGCATTCGACCGAGCTGGCGAGGGTCACGTCCTACGGAATGACGGAGCCCACGTGGTTGAGCGTCGTGCACGTCGTGTACCTCGTCGCCCTCGCCGCCGTCGGCTGGGTCCTCGCCGCCCGCATCACCGCTCGGAGGTTGAACAAGTGA
- a CDS encoding ABC transporter ATP-binding protein — translation MTSTTSSDRSTPATERASRAGGRGRGRRGGEIDEGPRARFSELLPYLFEHSRILWFIIVLSILGAGASLAQPLLVSQVISIVESGDSLGTLVWGLIGLVVVSGLISGYQHYLLQRTGEGVVLSSRRRLVSRMLHLPVSEFDARRTGDLVSRVGSDTTLLRAVLTQGLVEAVGGAVTFVGALIAMFIIDPVLLGLTVLVVAVSVVTVVLLAARIRVASARAQKKVGDLAASVERAISAVRTIRAAGATDREIRAIEEDATGAWRMGISVAKISALIVPVAGIALQVSFLVVLGVGGFRVASGSITVANLVAFILFLFMMIMPLGQAFGAITATNQALGALGRIQEIIGLPSEDANDAEIAASAAAPKTPAEAQPAIAFDDVVFAYATRPVADDATGGSSDRPPVPDVTPESASTEKDSTAKRMPGDPVLRGVSFAAERGRRTALVGPSGAGKSTILGLIERFYDPASGVVRLDGVDVRSMPRDELRARIGYVEQDAPVLAGTIRENLLLGNPEATDELCIDVLHAVNLGDVLDRDPAGLDAPVGEDGIMLSGGERQRLSIARALVAAPPILLLDESTSSLDGVNEQKMRLAIDAVAADRTLIVIAHRLSTVVDSDHIVVLEDGRVVGSGTHSELVESTPLYRDLAKHQLLV, via the coding sequence ATGACCAGCACCACCAGCTCCGATCGATCGACGCCGGCCACCGAACGCGCCTCACGCGCGGGTGGCCGGGGTCGCGGACGACGCGGCGGCGAGATCGACGAAGGCCCCCGCGCCCGCTTCAGCGAGCTCCTGCCGTATCTCTTCGAGCACAGCCGGATCCTGTGGTTCATCATCGTGCTCAGCATCCTCGGGGCCGGCGCGTCGCTCGCCCAGCCCTTGCTTGTGAGCCAGGTCATCTCGATCGTGGAGAGCGGCGACTCGCTCGGCACCCTCGTCTGGGGTCTCATCGGCCTGGTCGTGGTGAGCGGACTCATCAGCGGATACCAGCACTACCTCCTCCAACGGACGGGAGAGGGCGTCGTGCTCAGCTCCCGACGACGACTCGTCTCACGCATGCTGCACCTCCCCGTGTCCGAGTTCGACGCCCGACGCACGGGCGACCTGGTGTCGCGCGTCGGCAGCGACACGACACTGCTGCGGGCCGTCCTCACACAAGGACTCGTCGAGGCGGTCGGCGGAGCCGTCACGTTCGTGGGCGCACTCATCGCGATGTTCATCATCGATCCGGTCCTCCTCGGGCTGACGGTGCTCGTCGTCGCCGTCTCGGTCGTGACGGTCGTCCTCCTCGCGGCACGCATCCGGGTGGCGAGCGCCCGCGCACAGAAGAAGGTGGGCGATCTCGCCGCCTCGGTCGAACGTGCCATCAGCGCCGTGCGGACCATCCGTGCCGCGGGAGCGACGGATCGCGAGATCCGCGCGATCGAGGAGGATGCCACCGGCGCATGGCGCATGGGGATCAGCGTCGCGAAGATCTCGGCCCTCATCGTACCGGTCGCGGGCATCGCGCTGCAGGTGTCGTTCCTCGTCGTGCTCGGCGTCGGCGGCTTCCGGGTGGCCTCCGGCTCGATCACCGTCGCGAACCTCGTCGCCTTCATCCTGTTCCTCTTCATGATGATCATGCCGCTCGGCCAGGCCTTCGGCGCCATCACGGCGACCAACCAGGCACTCGGCGCCCTCGGGCGCATCCAGGAGATCATCGGCCTGCCGTCGGAGGACGCGAACGACGCCGAGATCGCCGCATCCGCCGCTGCACCGAAGACCCCGGCGGAGGCGCAGCCGGCGATCGCGTTCGACGACGTGGTGTTCGCGTATGCGACCCGACCGGTCGCCGACGATGCGACGGGCGGATCGTCCGACCGGCCCCCCGTCCCGGACGTTACCCCCGAGTCGGCGTCCACCGAGAAGGACTCCACAGCGAAGCGCATGCCTGGCGACCCCGTGCTCCGGGGGGTGAGCTTCGCCGCCGAACGCGGTCGACGCACGGCTCTCGTGGGTCCGAGTGGCGCAGGCAAATCCACGATCCTCGGTCTCATCGAGCGCTTCTACGACCCCGCGTCCGGCGTGGTGCGGCTCGACGGCGTCGACGTGCGGTCGATGCCGCGCGACGAGCTCCGTGCTCGGATCGGCTACGTGGAGCAGGACGCACCCGTGCTCGCGGGGACGATCCGCGAGAACCTGCTCCTCGGCAACCCCGAGGCGACCGACGAGCTCTGCATCGATGTGCTCCACGCCGTGAACCTCGGCGACGTGCTCGACCGCGACCCCGCCGGGCTCGACGCGCCGGTGGGCGAAGACGGCATCATGCTCTCGGGCGGCGAGCGCCAGCGCTTGTCGATCGCCCGCGCTCTCGTGGCCGCTCCCCCGATCCTGCTGCTCGACGAGTCCACATCGAGCCTCGACGGGGTGAACGAGCAGAAGATGCGCCTCGCGATCGACGCCGTCGCGGCGGACCGCACGCTCATCGTGATCGCGCACAGGCTCTCGACGGTCGTCGACAGCGACCACATCGTCGTGCTCGAGGACGGCCGCGTGGTGGGCTCGGGCACTCACTCCGAACTCGTGGAGTCGACTCCGCTCTACCGCGACCTCGCGAAGCACCAGCTCCTCGTCTGA
- the ribA gene encoding GTP cyclohydrolase II, protein MTIATIPEALDALRAGKPVIVADDEGRENEGDAIMAAQFATREWMAWIIRHSSGYVCAPMTGATADRLELPPMVARSEDPRGTAYTISVDAASHVTTGISAHDRAHTLRTLADPASGPSDVIRPGHILPLRAVAGGVRARAGHTEAAVDLLTLAGLEPVGVIAELVEDDGDMMRLPGLITLGQQADLPVITIADLIDFLDAHPEAAGICDRTPGEATHESAVRFEVETTIPTTHGSFRVRAYRDRETGADHVAIISGEPTDGAIVRVHSECLTGEAFGSLKCECGPQLTAALDEIDRSGGIVIYLRGHEGRGIGLVNKLRAYRLQEDGLDTLDANLALGLPADARSYTAATAILEELGISTVRLLTNNPEKVRQLESRGIAVSERVPLVVGVGEINAAYLDTKRDRMGHQLDRVIPVSEPAIHGERR, encoded by the coding sequence ATGACCATCGCAACGATCCCCGAGGCGCTCGACGCGCTCCGCGCGGGCAAGCCGGTCATCGTCGCCGACGACGAAGGACGCGAGAACGAGGGTGACGCGATCATGGCTGCGCAGTTCGCGACCCGGGAGTGGATGGCGTGGATCATCCGGCACTCGAGTGGCTATGTGTGCGCTCCCATGACCGGTGCGACAGCCGACCGTCTCGAGTTGCCGCCGATGGTGGCGCGCAGTGAGGACCCGCGCGGCACCGCCTACACGATCTCGGTGGACGCCGCATCGCACGTGACGACGGGTATCAGCGCGCACGACCGTGCCCACACCCTCCGCACCCTCGCGGATCCGGCGTCCGGACCGTCCGACGTGATCCGTCCTGGCCACATCCTGCCCCTCCGTGCCGTCGCCGGCGGCGTGCGCGCCCGCGCCGGTCACACCGAGGCGGCCGTCGATCTGCTGACGCTCGCCGGGCTCGAACCCGTCGGCGTCATCGCGGAGCTCGTCGAGGACGACGGCGACATGATGCGGCTCCCCGGACTCATCACGCTCGGGCAGCAGGCGGATCTGCCGGTGATCACGATCGCCGACCTCATCGACTTCCTCGACGCCCACCCGGAAGCCGCCGGTATCTGCGATCGCACCCCAGGCGAGGCGACGCACGAGTCGGCCGTGCGCTTCGAGGTCGAGACCACCATCCCCACGACACACGGCTCGTTCCGGGTGCGCGCGTACCGTGACCGCGAGACGGGGGCCGATCACGTCGCGATCATCTCGGGCGAACCGACCGACGGCGCGATCGTGCGTGTCCACTCCGAGTGCCTCACGGGTGAGGCCTTCGGCTCGCTCAAGTGCGAGTGCGGGCCGCAGCTCACCGCGGCCCTCGACGAGATCGACCGGTCCGGTGGCATCGTGATCTACCTGCGCGGGCACGAGGGGCGCGGGATCGGCCTCGTCAACAAGCTGCGCGCGTACAGGCTTCAGGAGGACGGGCTCGACACCCTCGACGCCAACCTCGCTCTCGGGCTGCCGGCCGACGCTCGCAGCTACACGGCGGCGACGGCGATCCTCGAGGAGCTCGGCATCTCGACCGTCCGGCTTCTCACCAACAACCCCGAGAAGGTGCGCCAGCTCGAGTCGCGCGGCATCGCCGTCTCGGAACGCGTCCCCCTCGTGGTGGGCGTCGGCGAGATCAACGCGGCCTACCTCGATACGAAGCGCGACCGCATGGGGCATCAGCTCGACCGGGTGATCCCCGTGTCCGAGCCCGCCATACACGGCGAGCGCCGGTAG
- a CDS encoding maleylpyruvate isomerase family mycothiol-dependent enzyme produces MSTTLTIDDHLDALRTSVARLLDVAANAPQSTPVPTCPRWDLRALIAHVVMVHAWAAENVRGREGPPARTQTELRRSDEDLALLLAAGADDLVDAIRTAPAEAAAMVFLLDAPPPRAFWARRQAHETTIHAADALSAALGRMPTAAESAIAPALAVDGIDELVQGFLPRGASRWRVDEPFSIAVVPTDADVAWTLDISAASVEVDTTPRRNSPGCRFSGTAAELYLGLWNRGGDIRQSGRPGTLEMWHAVQRVRWS; encoded by the coding sequence GTGTCCACGACGCTCACGATCGACGACCACCTCGACGCCCTCCGGACCTCCGTCGCGCGCCTCCTCGATGTGGCGGCGAACGCGCCCCAATCGACACCCGTGCCCACCTGCCCGCGCTGGGATCTGCGCGCCCTCATCGCTCACGTCGTGATGGTGCACGCGTGGGCCGCGGAGAACGTGCGCGGACGGGAGGGGCCGCCCGCGCGAACCCAGACGGAACTGCGCCGGTCGGACGAGGACCTCGCGCTGCTGCTCGCCGCCGGCGCCGACGACCTCGTCGACGCGATCCGGACCGCTCCAGCCGAGGCCGCGGCCATGGTCTTCCTCCTCGACGCCCCTCCTCCACGAGCGTTCTGGGCCCGCCGACAGGCCCACGAGACGACGATCCATGCCGCCGACGCCCTGTCCGCAGCCCTCGGTCGCATGCCGACAGCCGCCGAGAGCGCGATTGCGCCGGCCCTCGCCGTGGACGGGATCGACGAGCTCGTCCAGGGCTTCCTCCCGCGGGGCGCATCGCGATGGAGGGTCGACGAACCGTTCTCCATCGCCGTCGTCCCGACAGACGCCGACGTCGCCTGGACTCTCGACATCAGTGCGGCCTCCGTCGAGGTCGACACGACCCCTCGACGCAACTCCCCCGGGTGCCGATTCTCGGGAACGGCCGCGGAACTCTATCTCGGCTTGTGGAACCGCGGCGGCGACATCCGGCAATCGGGCCGACCGGGAACGCTCGAGATGTGGCACGCCGTGCAACGGGTGCGCTGGTCCTGA
- a CDS encoding ABC transporter permease, with amino-acid sequence MSTRSPSRVGGVSALSAGNARSVVYRGLLATKSSNYLVVLSGFFEPVFYLLSFGIGLGSFVGAVTDSRGDEIPYAAFIAPALLAVSAMNGAIYDSTWNVFFKMRFSKLYEGMLATSLGPLDVALGEIALALLRGALYATGFLLVMQVLGLNLSWWALLAFPAVLLIAFGFASLGMAITSYMKTFQQMDWITFVMLPMFLFSATFYPLSVYPPVIQGVIQALPLWHGVELVRGLTTGSVGPWMLVHVLYYLVMIALGLVFTTRRLRALFLA; translated from the coding sequence GTGTCCACTCGCAGCCCGTCGCGCGTCGGGGGAGTGAGCGCCCTCTCGGCCGGAAACGCTCGCTCGGTCGTCTACCGAGGCCTCCTCGCCACGAAGAGCTCCAACTACCTCGTGGTGCTCTCGGGATTCTTCGAGCCTGTGTTCTACCTGTTGTCGTTCGGCATCGGCCTCGGGAGCTTCGTCGGGGCCGTCACGGACTCCCGTGGCGACGAGATCCCGTATGCCGCGTTCATCGCTCCGGCGCTCCTCGCGGTCTCTGCGATGAACGGCGCGATCTACGACTCCACGTGGAACGTGTTCTTCAAGATGCGGTTCTCGAAGCTCTACGAGGGCATGCTGGCCACGTCCCTCGGTCCGCTCGACGTCGCGCTCGGCGAGATCGCGCTCGCCCTCCTGCGGGGCGCGCTCTACGCGACAGGGTTCCTCCTCGTCATGCAGGTGCTCGGATTGAACCTCTCGTGGTGGGCTCTGCTCGCGTTCCCCGCGGTCCTGCTCATCGCGTTCGGGTTCGCGAGCCTTGGCATGGCGATCACGAGCTACATGAAGACGTTCCAGCAGATGGACTGGATCACCTTCGTGATGCTGCCGATGTTCCTGTTCTCCGCCACGTTCTACCCGCTCAGCGTCTACCCACCCGTCATCCAGGGCGTCATCCAGGCTCTTCCGCTCTGGCACGGCGTGGAGCTCGTCCGCGGCCTCACCACCGGCTCGGTCGGCCCGTGGATGCTCGTCCACGTGCTCTACTACCTCGTGATGATCGCACTCGGCCTCGTCTTCACGACCCGCCGCCTCCGCGCCCTCTTCCTCGCCTGA
- a CDS encoding ABC transporter ATP-binding protein → MSAPVITARSLVKKYGDFAAVDGIDFEVAPGESFGLLGPNGAGKSTTMRMIGAVSSRTSGELTILGLDPDSAGPQIRSQLGVVPQADNLDMELKVRENLLVYGRYFGLPRVEVAERADELLVFAQLEEKAKAKVDDLSGGMKRRLTIARALINQPRILLLDEPTTGLDPQARHILWDRLFRLKEQGTTLVLTTHYMDEAEQLCDRLVVVDKGAIMAEGSPASLIRDHSSREVLEVRFGSDRNAEAAERLASVGDRIEVLPDRILVYSADGEAELARITAMGLTPLTSLVRRSSLEDVFLRLTGRSLIE, encoded by the coding sequence GTGTCTGCTCCCGTGATCACCGCTCGCTCACTCGTCAAGAAGTACGGCGACTTCGCCGCCGTCGACGGCATCGACTTCGAGGTCGCCCCTGGTGAGTCGTTCGGTCTGCTCGGCCCCAACGGAGCGGGCAAGTCCACGACGATGCGCATGATCGGCGCCGTCTCCAGTCGTACCTCCGGAGAGCTGACGATCCTCGGGCTCGACCCCGACTCCGCCGGCCCGCAGATCCGCTCGCAGCTGGGCGTGGTGCCACAGGCGGACAACCTCGACATGGAGCTCAAGGTCCGCGAGAACCTCCTGGTCTACGGGCGCTACTTCGGGCTGCCCCGAGTGGAGGTGGCGGAGCGCGCCGACGAGCTCCTCGTCTTCGCGCAGCTCGAGGAGAAGGCCAAAGCCAAGGTCGACGACCTCTCCGGCGGCATGAAGCGGCGCCTCACGATCGCGCGTGCTCTCATCAACCAGCCGCGCATCCTGCTGCTCGACGAGCCCACGACCGGTCTCGACCCGCAGGCACGGCACATCCTGTGGGATCGGCTCTTCCGACTCAAGGAGCAGGGCACCACGCTCGTCCTCACCACCCACTACATGGACGAGGCCGAGCAGCTCTGCGACCGGTTGGTCGTGGTGGACAAGGGGGCCATCATGGCGGAGGGATCCCCGGCGTCCCTCATCCGCGATCACTCGTCGCGCGAGGTGCTCGAGGTGCGGTTCGGAAGCGATCGCAACGCCGAAGCGGCCGAGCGGCTCGCGTCCGTCGGCGACCGCATCGAGGTGCTGCCCGACCGCATCCTCGTGTACTCGGCAGACGGCGAGGCGGAACTCGCGCGCATCACGGCGATGGGTCTCACCCCGCTGACGAGCCTCGTGCGCCGATCCAGCCTCGAAGACGTCTTCCTCCGACTCACCGGACGGAGCCTCATCGAATGA
- a CDS encoding MFS transporter, with protein sequence MSRTAPVSSGTTPANPRSRVILASLVGTTIEFYDFYVYATAAVLVFPRLFFPAADETTSLLASFATFGAAMIARPIGAVVFGHYGDKFGRKATLVASLLTMGIATFLIGVLPTYENIGWFAALLLLVLRLAQGFALGGEWSGAALVATENAPKGKRAWYGTFPQLGAPLGFIIANGIFLIINAALPNADAPGSPSQAFDDWGWRIPFLFSAVMVIIGLWVRLRLVESATFQKTVDRGTVRKLPLGTVLKSNWRELILGTFIMLATYVLFYLMTNFTLTYGTKASDVDVATANAQAAAEAAGNPFNEEAFRAAFYPGLGYTYTDFVLMLIFGVVFFGIFTLVSGPLADRFGRRKTLIVVTLLIIVFGFLFVPMLGGGTPAVILFLVLGFALMGSTFGPMGALLPELFPTNVRYTGSAISYNVSSILGAALAPIVALWLWSSADGSPFWVGVYLSAMGVLTLIALILSKETKDIDIDR encoded by the coding sequence ATGTCACGTACAGCCCCCGTCTCTTCGGGCACGACGCCCGCCAATCCCCGTTCCCGCGTCATCCTCGCGAGCCTCGTCGGCACCACGATCGAGTTCTACGACTTCTACGTCTACGCGACCGCCGCCGTCCTCGTCTTCCCGCGCCTCTTCTTCCCCGCGGCCGACGAGACCACCTCGCTCCTCGCCTCGTTCGCGACGTTCGGCGCCGCGATGATCGCCCGCCCCATCGGTGCGGTGGTGTTCGGCCACTACGGCGACAAGTTCGGGCGCAAAGCGACCCTCGTCGCGTCGCTCCTCACGATGGGCATCGCGACCTTCCTCATCGGCGTGCTGCCGACCTACGAGAACATCGGCTGGTTCGCGGCCCTCCTGCTGCTCGTCCTCCGCCTCGCGCAGGGCTTCGCCCTCGGCGGCGAGTGGAGCGGCGCGGCCCTCGTCGCCACCGAGAACGCACCGAAGGGCAAGCGCGCCTGGTACGGCACGTTCCCGCAGCTCGGCGCACCGCTCGGCTTCATCATCGCGAACGGCATCTTCCTCATCATCAACGCCGCGCTCCCCAACGCCGACGCACCCGGCTCCCCGTCGCAGGCGTTCGACGACTGGGGATGGCGCATCCCGTTCCTCTTCTCTGCCGTCATGGTGATCATCGGCCTGTGGGTGCGGCTGCGTCTCGTCGAATCGGCGACCTTCCAGAAGACGGTCGACCGCGGCACGGTGCGGAAGCTGCCGCTCGGCACGGTTCTGAAGTCGAACTGGCGCGAGCTCATCCTCGGCACGTTCATCATGCTCGCCACGTACGTGCTGTTCTACCTGATGACGAACTTCACGCTGACCTACGGCACCAAGGCGTCCGACGTCGACGTCGCGACCGCGAACGCGCAGGCAGCGGCGGAGGCCGCCGGCAACCCCTTCAACGAGGAGGCGTTCCGCGCAGCGTTCTACCCGGGTCTCGGATACACCTACACCGATTTCGTGCTCATGCTCATCTTCGGCGTCGTGTTCTTCGGGATCTTCACGCTCGTGTCCGGTCCCCTCGCCGACCGATTCGGGCGACGGAAGACGCTCATCGTGGTGACGCTCCTCATCATCGTGTTCGGCTTCCTCTTCGTCCCGATGCTCGGCGGCGGCACCCCGGCCGTGATCCTGTTCCTCGTCTTGGGCTTCGCGCTCATGGGGTCGACGTTCGGTCCGATGGGTGCGCTCCTGCCGGAGCTGTTCCCCACGAACGTGCGGTACACGGGGTCGGCGATCAGCTACAACGTGAGCTCGATCCTCGGTGCGGCGCTTGCACCCATCGTGGCTCTGTGGCTGTGGTCGTCCGCCGACGGCAGTCCGTTCTGGGTGGGCGTGTACCTGTCCGCGATGGGAGTCCTGACGCTCATCGCGCTCATCCTCTCGAAGGAGACGAAGGACATCGACATCGACCGCTGA
- the ribH gene encoding 6,7-dimethyl-8-ribityllumazine synthase, with protein MSGAGSPDLQVDGSGLDVVIVAGSWHETISEALIAGATAALDDAGASHRLVRVPGSFELPVVAKAALEAGADAVVALGVIIRGGTPHFEYVSAAATDGLTRVALDTGKPVGFGLLTLDDEQQGIDRSGLPGSKEDKGREAAEAAVVTAVALRSLRA; from the coding sequence ATGAGCGGTGCAGGATCCCCCGACCTCCAGGTCGACGGCAGCGGACTCGACGTGGTCATCGTCGCCGGCAGCTGGCACGAGACGATCAGCGAGGCCCTCATCGCGGGCGCCACGGCCGCGCTCGACGACGCCGGCGCATCACATCGTCTCGTGCGCGTGCCCGGGAGCTTCGAGCTCCCCGTGGTCGCGAAAGCCGCCCTCGAGGCGGGAGCGGACGCCGTCGTCGCGCTCGGCGTGATCATCCGCGGCGGAACCCCGCACTTCGAGTACGTCTCGGCGGCGGCGACCGATGGCCTCACCCGTGTCGCCCTCGACACCGGCAAGCCCGTCGGCTTCGGCCTCCTCACCCTCGACGACGAGCAGCAGGGGATCGACCGATCCGGGCTGCCCGGGTCGAAGGAGGACAAGGGCAGGGAGGCCGCGGAAGCCGCGGTCGTCACGGCCGTCGCACTGCGGTCGTTGCGCGCCTGA